The following nucleotide sequence is from Candidatus Polarisedimenticolaceae bacterium.
CGGATCGATCGAGATCCGCGGCGGCGGCACGGCCGGCAAGGCCTCCGTCGAGGCGCGCGTCGTTGCCGAAGGGGAGACGTACGAAGCGGCCAAGGCCATCGCCGACGCGGTCGAGATGAAGGTCGTCACCGAGTCCGGCGTCGTCGTCGTGCGGCCCGTGCTCCCGGTCGACCGCTACCCCGCCCTCAGGATGCCGCGCGCCGATGCGGAGGGGCAATACGCGAAGTGGATCGCCCCGCTCCTCAAGCGCGACAAGGTCGCCTACCCGTGGGACGGGCGGACCGTGAGCCTCGGGAACCAGCGCGACGCGACGCCGCTCGCCGTCCACGTGGTCGTCACCGTCCCGCACGAATCGAAGGTCGACGCCAAGCAGATCGTCGGCCCCGTGAGCGTGAACCACGCGCGCGGCAACTTCGTCACCGAAAGCGTGGACGGCGGGATCACGATCGAGCAGGTCTACGGCGCGCTCGCGGCGCGCACGAGCGCCTCGCCGATCGAGGTCCGCACCTTCAAGGGCGCCACGCTCTCGATCGAGACCCTCTCCGGACCGATCGAGCTCATCGACGTCCGCGCGGCGGACGCCTCGGTCCGCACGACGAGCGGCAAGGTCTCCGCCGACCGTGTCGAGGGGCTCGCCTGGAAGGTGGAGGCCAAGCTCGGCGACGTGCGTTTCGAGCACACCGAGGCGGTATCGCTCGAGGTCGCCACGACCGAAGGGGGGATCGACGTCACCTCCGGGCTCACCGGCACGAAGAACGCCGTCCTGAGGTCCGAGACCGCCGACATCGCCCTGCGCGTCGGGCCGGGGTCGCACTTCGACGCCGAGCTGCACAGCGGTTCGGGGGATTTCGCGGTGAAGGGGCTCGAGCTGAAG
It contains:
- a CDS encoding DUF4097 family beta strand repeat-containing protein, which gives rise to MRYGIVIALGLATLPALADEKVEVVRRAEQPLAAKGTVRVENLLGSIEIRGGGTAGKASVEARVVAEGETYEAAKAIADAVEMKVVTESGVVVVRPVLPVDRYPALRMPRADAEGQYAKWIAPLLKRDKVAYPWDGRTVSLGNQRDATPLAVHVVVTVPHESKVDAKQIVGPVSVNHARGNFVTESVDGGITIEQVYGALAARTSASPIEVRTFKGATLSIETLSGPIELIDVRAADASVRTTSGKVSADRVEGLAWKVEAKLGDVRFEHTEAVSLEVATTEGGIDVTSGLTGTKNAVLRSETADIALRVGPGSHFDAELHSGSGDFAVKGLELKEIAREPNVMRYRQGSGGAKLVLSTGDGTALLARSK